From one Basilea psittacipulmonis DSM 24701 genomic stretch:
- a CDS encoding polyhydroxyalkanoate synthesis repressor PhaR, with translation MSMRVRHIKKYPNRRLYDPTVKGYVTLEDIGNTIVGGEEVKVVDAKTGEDITKHILLQIVLEKEAKAENPVFNLGVLKDIINTYHTSYHGTLSIYLEKCFAAFAEYQRYIAEQGQYLNGEKENFEQFQIASMNSVMITFLDHAKNLYMQMLREVKQQAETEIGDGTYSHQQLNGKQRNDTALPLE, from the coding sequence ATGAGTATGCGTGTTAGACACATTAAAAAATATCCTAATCGTCGTTTGTACGATCCTACGGTAAAGGGGTATGTAACTTTAGAAGATATTGGTAATACGATCGTAGGCGGGGAAGAAGTCAAGGTAGTTGACGCAAAAACTGGGGAAGATATTACTAAACACATTTTGTTGCAGATCGTCTTGGAGAAAGAGGCGAAAGCAGAAAATCCTGTGTTTAATTTGGGGGTGTTGAAGGATATTATCAATACATACCATACAAGTTATCATGGCACGTTAAGTATTTATTTGGAAAAATGTTTTGCTGCATTTGCAGAATATCAGCGATACATTGCGGAACAAGGACAGTATTTAAATGGTGAGAAAGAGAATTTTGAGCAGTTTCAAATTGCTTCGATGAATTCCGTGATGATTACTTTTTTAGATCACGCTAAAAATCTTTATATGCAGATGCTTAGAGAAGTGAAGCAACAAGCTGAAACAGAAATTGGGGACGGCACTTATTCTCATCAACAATTAAACGGTAAGCAACGTAATGATACCGCTTTACCGCTAGAATAA
- the rplS gene encoding 50S ribosomal protein L19 yields the protein MNLIAQLEKEEIERLTGGKPVVDFAPGDTVVVNVNVVEGNRKRAQAYEGVVIAKRNRGLNSSFIVRKISSGEAVERTFQLYSPTIASIEVKRRGDVRRAKLYYLRNRSGKSARIKEKLVRKTTAE from the coding sequence ATGAATTTAATTGCTCAACTTGAAAAAGAAGAGATCGAACGTTTAACAGGTGGTAAGCCTGTAGTGGACTTTGCTCCAGGTGATACAGTTGTTGTAAACGTAAACGTAGTAGAGGGTAACCGCAAACGTGCTCAGGCTTATGAGGGTGTGGTTATTGCGAAGCGTAATCGTGGTTTAAACTCTTCTTTCATCGTTCGTAAAATTTCATCAGGCGAAGCGGTAGAACGTACATTCCAATTGTACTCACCTACTATTGCTTCTATTGAAGTAAAACGTCGTGGTGATGTACGTCGTGCTAAGTTGTACTACTTACGCAATCGTTCTGGTAAGTCTGCACGTATTAAAGAAAAATTGGTACGTAAAACGACAGCAGAATAA